In the Nakamurella alba genome, one interval contains:
- a CDS encoding sigma-70 family RNA polymerase sigma factor: MDTMVLEHSQVAPGPGQDDERGTELMERLAAAAATGGSALAAAQDDVIQYYLPVAGRIARRYSRRGAPVDDLEQQARLGLVQAVQRWQPDRAPSFLAYAVPTIEGSVKRWFRDHLTMVRRPRATQEAAPLIRRAREELAHSLGREPDDHEVAARAGVALEQVRESDRAGVTCNPVSLESQLLPDALVGAGDGRLERVEIRRDLASAWTVLTLRERRVLSLHFWDDLSQAAVGEMIGVSQMQVSRIISKAVGKLSAELSVA, translated from the coding sequence ATGGACACGATGGTGCTGGAGCACTCGCAGGTCGCGCCCGGGCCGGGTCAGGACGACGAACGCGGCACCGAGCTGATGGAGCGACTCGCCGCCGCCGCGGCCACCGGTGGGAGCGCTCTCGCCGCCGCGCAGGACGACGTCATCCAGTACTACTTGCCGGTGGCGGGGCGGATCGCCCGCCGGTACTCCAGGCGCGGCGCACCCGTCGACGACCTCGAGCAGCAGGCCCGGCTCGGGCTGGTCCAGGCGGTGCAGCGCTGGCAGCCGGACCGTGCACCGAGCTTCCTCGCGTACGCGGTACCGACGATCGAGGGGTCGGTCAAGCGATGGTTCCGCGACCACCTGACTATGGTCCGCCGGCCGCGAGCCACCCAGGAGGCGGCGCCGCTGATCCGTCGGGCCCGCGAAGAGCTCGCCCACTCCCTCGGGCGTGAGCCCGACGACCACGAGGTCGCCGCGCGGGCCGGCGTCGCCCTCGAGCAGGTCAGGGAGTCCGACCGGGCCGGGGTCACCTGCAACCCGGTGTCGCTGGAGTCGCAACTGCTGCCGGATGCGCTCGTCGGCGCCGGCGACGGTCGGCTGGAGCGGGTGGAGATCCGGCGGGACCTCGCCTCGGCCTGGACCGTGCTCACCCTGCGGGAGCGGCGGGTGCTCTCGCTCCACTTCTGGGACGACCTGAGTCAGGCCGCGGTCGGCGAGATGATCGGGGTCAGCCAGATGCAGGTCAGCCGGATCATCAGCAAGGCCGTCGGGAAGTTGTCCGCGGAGCTGTCCGTGGCCTGA
- a CDS encoding EAL domain-containing protein: protein MSVLLPDGDNQLEDIFGSEAVRTGLVPVVRLSDRQVVAVEVVVAGPAGSALADPDLLESAARDTGMTAELDAARWSGAAATIAGAELPAGLPVLIKVDAETLLQAPDPADLGVDRGVLVLPQDALLGHPARIVRLVDHARAQGWSIGVDRVGQDARGLALLPLLEPDLLILQPEAIAGSGDLATAQLVHAVAAHAERTGAVVMAAGVDDAGRHRAAQAMGATVGRGRHHVRARWDARHRFLQLGDEPRRRTRASSPYALAAAGREELLADKRLLIEMSKYLEMAAQSVQPVLMLGTFQHVRHFTPHTALRWEYVAGVAALAAAFGEGIGPRPATGVRGVDLDPDDPVRGEWTVLVLAPHFASVLSARDLGDGGPDLERRFRYVLSHDRDLVVSIARALLTRVPDAQPA from the coding sequence ATGTCGGTGTTGCTGCCGGACGGCGACAACCAGCTGGAGGACATCTTCGGCAGCGAGGCCGTACGGACCGGTCTGGTCCCGGTGGTGCGACTGTCCGACCGCCAGGTCGTGGCCGTGGAGGTGGTCGTTGCCGGCCCGGCAGGATCCGCACTCGCGGATCCCGATCTGCTCGAGTCCGCCGCCCGCGACACCGGGATGACGGCCGAGCTCGACGCCGCACGCTGGTCCGGTGCTGCCGCGACCATCGCCGGGGCCGAGCTGCCGGCCGGGCTGCCGGTGCTGATCAAGGTCGACGCGGAGACCCTGCTGCAGGCACCCGACCCCGCGGATCTGGGCGTCGACCGCGGAGTGCTGGTACTGCCGCAGGATGCGTTGCTCGGCCATCCGGCGCGCATCGTCCGGCTGGTCGACCACGCCCGCGCCCAGGGATGGTCGATCGGTGTGGACCGGGTCGGGCAGGACGCCCGCGGCCTGGCACTGCTTCCGTTGCTGGAGCCCGACCTGCTGATCCTGCAGCCCGAGGCGATCGCCGGATCGGGCGACCTGGCCACCGCCCAGCTGGTCCACGCGGTCGCGGCCCACGCCGAGCGCACCGGTGCCGTGGTGATGGCGGCCGGTGTCGACGACGCCGGCCGGCACCGGGCGGCCCAGGCGATGGGGGCCACGGTGGGCCGCGGCCGGCACCACGTCCGGGCCCGGTGGGACGCCCGGCACCGCTTCCTGCAGCTGGGCGACGAGCCCCGGCGGCGGACCCGGGCGTCGTCGCCCTACGCACTCGCGGCGGCCGGCCGTGAGGAGCTGCTCGCCGACAAGCGCCTGCTGATCGAGATGAGCAAGTACCTGGAGATGGCGGCGCAGAGCGTGCAGCCGGTGCTGATGCTCGGCACCTTCCAGCACGTCCGGCACTTCACCCCGCACACCGCGCTGCGGTGGGAGTACGTCGCCGGGGTCGCCGCCCTGGCCGCGGCCTTCGGCGAGGGCATCGGCCCGCGGCCGGCGACCGGTGTGCGCGGGGTCGATCTGGACCCCGACGACCCGGTGCGCGGCGAGTGGACGGTGCTCGTCCTCGCCCCACACTTCGCCTCCGTGCTGTCGGCACGCGATCTCGGCGACGGCGGACCCGACCTCGAGCGACGTTTCCGCTACGTGCTCTCGCACGACCGCGACCTCGTGGTGTCGATCGCCCGGGCGTTGCTCACCCGGGTCCCGGACGCGCAGCCGGCGTAG
- a CDS encoding ATP-grasp domain-containing protein yields the protein MSPIRIWLNRNFATSLHLMRQLRENPDGTPVEIYASHVDPSSPVLAGADHVLAEPDADAEDFVDRMLATCRRHRIDVLLPVGGMAAIARRLAEFDEAGVAVITPPSAAIDLLDDKAATYRALDGDPLVPPWRSVRSADDFDEAVDALGPLWATGHPLVLKPARGVGAEGVRFLTRSEPTLDDLLGPAAPVLRARQVREILRRHEGAVPEFLLMPYLSNPETSLDIVARDGEMLAAVPRRKSGRRRVLDGDPSLFGAARELVSRFGLHGLVNVQFRWYQECPALLEINTRPAGGLFQTELAGVNLVWAAVRVALGLEADLPMPVLGAEYVTITSIVPLTGVPAALPSPVGLPSPVGLPSVALPENMPAAVSAGSAVAAGTTMSAVSAAAGAGTGTVGDRPQRISALTLSTTPLTNDSTPASA from the coding sequence GTGTCACCGATCCGCATCTGGCTCAATCGCAACTTCGCCACGAGCCTGCACCTGATGCGACAGCTCCGGGAGAATCCGGACGGGACCCCGGTGGAGATCTACGCGTCACACGTCGACCCGTCGTCGCCGGTGCTCGCCGGCGCCGACCACGTGCTCGCGGAGCCGGACGCCGACGCCGAGGACTTCGTCGACCGGATGCTGGCCACCTGCCGGCGGCACCGCATCGACGTCCTGCTGCCGGTCGGCGGCATGGCGGCGATCGCCCGCCGGCTGGCCGAGTTCGACGAGGCCGGGGTGGCCGTCATCACACCGCCGTCGGCGGCCATCGACCTGCTGGACGACAAGGCCGCCACCTACCGCGCGTTGGACGGCGACCCCTTGGTCCCGCCGTGGCGATCGGTCCGCTCGGCCGACGACTTCGACGAGGCGGTCGATGCGCTCGGCCCGCTCTGGGCCACCGGGCACCCGCTGGTGCTGAAGCCTGCCCGCGGCGTCGGCGCCGAGGGGGTCCGGTTCCTGACCCGGAGCGAACCGACCCTGGACGACCTGCTCGGCCCGGCCGCACCGGTGCTGCGAGCCCGGCAGGTCCGGGAGATCCTGCGCCGGCACGAGGGCGCGGTGCCCGAGTTCCTGCTGATGCCGTACCTGTCGAACCCCGAGACGAGCCTGGACATCGTGGCCCGCGACGGCGAGATGCTGGCGGCGGTGCCGCGGCGCAAGTCCGGCCGGCGGCGGGTGCTCGACGGCGACCCGTCACTGTTCGGAGCGGCCCGCGAGCTGGTCTCGCGGTTCGGTCTGCACGGCCTGGTCAACGTCCAGTTCCGTTGGTACCAGGAATGTCCCGCGCTGCTGGAGATCAACACCCGACCGGCCGGTGGTCTGTTCCAGACCGAGCTGGCCGGGGTGAACCTGGTCTGGGCGGCGGTCCGGGTCGCGCTCGGACTCGAGGCCGACCTGCCGATGCCGGTGCTCGGGGCGGAGTACGTGACGATCACGTCGATCGTGCCGCTGACCGGCGTTCCCGCGGCGCTGCCGTCGCCGGTCGGTCTGCCCTCGCCGGTCGGTCTGCCGTCGGTGGCGCTGCCGGAGAACATGCCGGCTGCTGTGTCGGCAGGCTCTGCCGTGGCGGCGGGGACAACGATGTCAGCCGTATCGGCAGCGGCAGGGGCAGGCACAGGCACCGTGGGCGACCGGCCTCAGCGGATCTCCGCCCTGACCTTGTCCACCACGCCCCTGACGAACGACTCGACCCCGGCGAGCGCCTGA
- a CDS encoding HpcH/HpaI aldolase/citrate lyase family protein: MRHFDHLSDAVRSDLFLHQPQDFHSESPRSVLAHALGATLYMPGSRSDLATTLRKRAAEGVRSMVLDLEDAVADRDVADAMLKVQETLDKLSSDPLPAQLFVRVRTPDQIRTIVDGLPEKSCHLQGFVLPKFSAATGARFLAEIANASEQSGLRLLAMPVLETQDVLYRETRDEALTAIRGLLHQYREFVLAVRLGATDLCGLYGIRRDRDLTIYDVGVVADLIAEVVNHLGRADGTGYAITGPVWEYFAGHERMLRPQLRQTPFAERQASSFRHHLVQSDVDGLLREVLLDRANGLIGKTVIHPSHVAIVHALSVVPQEEYQDALDILASDADGVRASGARNKMNEMRPHRRWAGRIVDRAAAFGVLHPDSSHVDVLSALLQGDDA, from the coding sequence GTGCGCCACTTCGACCACCTCAGCGACGCCGTGCGTTCGGACCTGTTCCTGCACCAACCGCAGGACTTCCACTCCGAGAGCCCCCGGTCCGTGCTGGCCCATGCGCTCGGGGCGACGCTGTACATGCCCGGTAGCCGCAGCGATCTGGCCACCACGTTGCGCAAGCGGGCCGCCGAGGGTGTCCGGTCCATGGTCCTGGACCTGGAGGACGCGGTCGCCGACCGCGATGTCGCCGACGCGATGCTGAAGGTCCAGGAGACCCTGGACAAGCTGTCGTCCGATCCGCTGCCGGCGCAGTTGTTCGTCCGGGTGCGCACCCCCGACCAGATCCGCACGATCGTCGACGGTCTGCCCGAGAAGTCCTGCCACCTCCAGGGTTTTGTGCTGCCGAAGTTCTCGGCCGCGACCGGCGCGCGGTTCCTCGCCGAGATCGCGAACGCCTCCGAGCAGTCCGGGCTGCGACTGCTGGCGATGCCGGTGCTGGAGACCCAGGACGTGCTCTACCGGGAGACCAGGGACGAGGCACTGACCGCGATCCGCGGCCTGCTCCACCAGTACCGCGAGTTCGTGCTGGCCGTCCGGCTGGGCGCCACCGACCTGTGCGGCCTGTACGGGATCCGGCGGGACCGCGACCTGACCATCTACGACGTCGGGGTGGTTGCCGACCTGATCGCCGAGGTCGTCAATCATCTCGGCCGGGCGGACGGCACCGGCTACGCGATCACCGGGCCGGTCTGGGAGTACTTCGCCGGCCACGAACGCATGCTGCGGCCGCAGCTCCGGCAGACGCCGTTCGCGGAGCGGCAGGCGAGCTCCTTCCGGCACCACCTGGTGCAGAGCGATGTCGACGGCCTGCTCCGAGAGGTGTTGCTGGACAGGGCGAACGGGCTGATCGGCAAGACGGTGATCCATCCGTCCCACGTGGCGATCGTGCACGCCCTGTCGGTGGTCCCGCAGGAGGAGTACCAGGACGCGCTCGACATCCTCGCCTCGGACGCCGACGGCGTCCGCGCCTCCGGTGCCAGGAACAAGATGAACGAGATGCGACCGCACCGTCGCTGGGCCGGCCGGATCGTCGACCGCGCCGCCGCTTTCGGTGTGCTGCACCCGGATTCCAGCCACGTCGACGTGCTGTCCGCCCTGCTGCAGGGCGACGACGCGTGA
- a CDS encoding phosphoribosyltransferase domain-containing protein, which translates to MTAVLPGWVTESFGVSIAPGSSPVGLEVTDLVRLALRRNPRRAHLLVSTVLGKHLPVDVRTVAGAGRLLGALVRLRLVGGEVPGSWVDAARRTVVGGDRAALLDALPAPVPTDCVVLGYAETATALGHLVAEQLGARWTLHSTRRPDPGVPVTGTFEEGHSHATTHLLQPVPADQLTESTTLVLVDDELSTGRTAIGTIRELHATRPHRRYVLACLVDLRSAEDHSVIDDLAAELGVVIEVVALASGTVRLPDGLLTEVSDWQDAHPVTPALDFGPLLPDPADVTSDGSLGPGAATPAVGSGILTEVVDLAWPAGLPESGRHGLALPDHPGVTAAAERAAAVVRSLLPAGTRTVTVVGTEEFMYVPVLIGLGLAAAGDLQVGFQSTTRSPVWPADGPGYPVRRRFVIPATDAGVDAHRYLYNAFAPDGTDTADEADVVVLVGDHGTDPAQLAAAAGVIASAGTVVLPVRVAAVPVLPEPLRGPAFGSYPTDDVAWLLTDLSHLDLEADVAQRERLIQAGQAHYAESLPVEYQPDATYQQLFAEVLAGSAQRLATAVGVVTELVLAERGHDVVLVSLARAGTPIGVLMRRWAQQMHGLDLPHYAVSIVRGRGIDRVALGYLARHHTPSSVVFVDGWTGKGAIAKELSAALAEVRETDGWDFVDDLAVLADPGECVRTFGTRDDFLIASACLNSTVSGLVSRTVLNPDFLRPDQFHGAKFYADLADGDVSQVLVDAVAAEFDAVRGAVSDQLTAVLTGDRSVTFAGWAAIERIREEYGISSVNFVKPGVGETTRVLLRRVPWRILVREADHPDHAHLRLLAADRGVPVEVRPDLPYSCVGLIRPLSAADRGEG; encoded by the coding sequence GTGACGGCCGTGCTGCCCGGTTGGGTCACCGAGAGCTTCGGTGTCTCGATCGCTCCGGGGTCGTCCCCGGTCGGCCTCGAGGTGACCGATCTCGTCCGACTGGCGTTGCGCCGCAACCCACGTCGTGCCCACCTGCTCGTCTCGACCGTGCTGGGCAAGCACCTGCCGGTCGACGTGCGAACTGTCGCGGGTGCCGGGCGCCTGCTGGGCGCGCTGGTCCGGCTGCGCCTGGTCGGCGGCGAGGTGCCCGGATCCTGGGTGGACGCCGCCCGGCGGACCGTCGTCGGCGGCGACCGCGCGGCTCTGCTGGACGCTCTCCCGGCGCCGGTGCCCACCGACTGCGTGGTGCTCGGATATGCCGAGACCGCCACCGCCCTGGGACATCTCGTCGCCGAGCAGCTCGGAGCCCGGTGGACGCTGCACTCCACGCGCCGGCCCGACCCGGGCGTGCCGGTCACCGGTACCTTCGAGGAAGGTCACTCGCACGCGACAACCCATCTGCTGCAACCGGTCCCGGCCGACCAGCTGACGGAGTCCACGACACTCGTGCTGGTCGACGACGAGCTGTCGACCGGCCGCACCGCCATCGGGACCATCCGCGAACTGCACGCCACGCGCCCGCACCGCCGGTACGTGCTGGCCTGCCTGGTCGACCTGCGGTCGGCGGAGGACCACTCGGTCATCGACGATCTCGCTGCCGAGCTCGGCGTGGTGATCGAGGTGGTCGCGCTCGCGTCCGGCACGGTGCGGTTGCCGGACGGACTGCTGACCGAGGTGTCCGACTGGCAGGACGCGCATCCCGTCACCCCCGCGCTCGACTTCGGACCCCTGCTGCCGGATCCCGCCGACGTGACGTCGGACGGGTCCCTCGGGCCCGGCGCTGCGACTCCTGCTGTCGGCAGCGGGATCCTCACGGAGGTCGTGGATCTCGCGTGGCCGGCCGGACTCCCCGAGTCCGGTCGGCACGGTCTGGCGCTCCCGGACCACCCGGGTGTCACCGCTGCCGCGGAACGGGCGGCGGCGGTCGTCCGCAGCCTGCTGCCGGCCGGTACCCGCACGGTGACGGTGGTCGGCACCGAGGAGTTCATGTACGTGCCGGTGCTGATCGGTCTGGGTCTGGCGGCGGCCGGGGATCTGCAGGTCGGGTTCCAGTCGACCACCCGTTCCCCGGTCTGGCCCGCGGACGGCCCCGGATATCCGGTCCGACGGCGGTTCGTCATCCCTGCCACCGACGCCGGAGTGGACGCACACCGGTATCTGTACAACGCATTCGCGCCCGATGGCACCGATACCGCCGACGAGGCCGACGTTGTCGTGCTGGTGGGCGATCACGGCACCGACCCGGCGCAGCTGGCCGCAGCCGCCGGGGTGATCGCCTCGGCCGGAACGGTCGTCCTGCCGGTCCGGGTGGCGGCGGTACCTGTTCTTCCGGAGCCGCTGCGCGGACCGGCTTTCGGCTCGTACCCGACTGACGACGTCGCCTGGCTGCTGACCGACCTGTCGCATCTCGACCTGGAAGCCGATGTGGCGCAACGGGAACGCCTCATCCAGGCCGGTCAGGCGCACTACGCCGAGTCCCTGCCGGTCGAGTACCAGCCGGACGCGACCTACCAGCAGCTGTTCGCCGAGGTGCTCGCCGGGTCGGCGCAGCGGCTGGCCACTGCGGTCGGCGTGGTGACCGAGCTGGTGCTGGCCGAACGCGGACACGACGTCGTCCTGGTGTCATTGGCGCGGGCCGGCACGCCGATCGGCGTGCTCATGCGCCGGTGGGCGCAGCAGATGCACGGTCTCGACCTCCCCCACTACGCGGTGTCCATCGTGCGTGGCCGCGGGATCGACCGGGTCGCGCTCGGTTATCTGGCCCGCCATCACACCCCGTCGTCGGTGGTGTTCGTCGACGGCTGGACCGGGAAGGGCGCGATCGCCAAGGAGCTGTCGGCGGCACTGGCCGAGGTCCGGGAGACCGACGGGTGGGACTTCGTCGACGATCTCGCCGTGTTGGCCGATCCGGGGGAGTGCGTCCGTACCTTCGGCACGCGCGACGACTTCCTCATCGCTTCGGCCTGTCTGAACTCGACGGTCTCCGGTCTGGTGTCGCGGACGGTGCTCAACCCCGACTTCCTCCGGCCCGACCAGTTCCACGGCGCGAAGTTCTACGCCGACCTGGCCGACGGTGACGTCTCGCAGGTCCTCGTCGACGCCGTGGCCGCGGAGTTCGACGCCGTTCGCGGCGCGGTCTCCGATCAGCTGACCGCGGTGCTGACCGGGGACCGGTCGGTGACCTTCGCCGGCTGGGCCGCGATCGAGCGGATCCGCGAGGAGTACGGCATCAGCTCGGTGAACTTCGTGAAGCCGGGTGTGGGGGAGACCACGCGGGTGCTGCTCCGCAGGGTTCCGTGGCGCATTCTGGTGCGGGAGGCAGATCACCCGGACCATGCGCACCTGCGCCTGCTCGCCGCCGATCGTGGTGTGCCGGTCGAGGTCCGGCCCGATCTGCCGTACTCGTGTGTGGGACTGATCCGGCCGCTGTCCGCGGCCGACCGTGGGGAAGGATGA
- a CDS encoding HAD family hydrolase, with protein sequence MTVQGLQGSTVLASDLDRTLIYSPSALQLPGTDEQAPTLVSVEVIEGRPHSFMTLTTALRLAALSRQSVFVPTTTRTIAQFRRIGFVGITHGWAITSNGGNILRQGVPDRDWNAAAHAGIAGTGASLAEVKDELKHRSDPAWMLKRRTGDDLFCYAVVDIAQLPTGFIDDWRAWCDERGWRVSVQGRKIYAIPGSLSKENALAEVKQRAGASTVLASGDGALDAGFLAAATAGLRPPHGELAAVGWTHPTVAVTEHAGVLAADDITAWFADRVGLDLGDLDPDALAAAVAVS encoded by the coding sequence ATGACCGTGCAGGGACTGCAGGGATCGACCGTACTGGCCAGCGATCTCGATCGAACGCTGATCTACTCGCCGTCGGCCCTGCAGCTGCCCGGTACCGACGAGCAGGCACCGACCCTGGTGTCGGTCGAGGTCATCGAGGGACGGCCGCACTCGTTCATGACACTTACCACCGCTCTGCGGCTGGCGGCGCTCAGCCGGCAGAGCGTGTTCGTGCCCACCACCACCCGGACCATCGCGCAGTTCCGGCGGATCGGGTTCGTCGGCATCACCCACGGGTGGGCCATCACCAGCAACGGCGGCAACATCCTGCGGCAGGGAGTCCCGGACCGGGACTGGAACGCTGCCGCCCACGCCGGGATCGCCGGCACCGGAGCGTCTCTCGCCGAGGTCAAGGACGAACTGAAGCACCGGTCGGACCCGGCATGGATGTTGAAGCGACGGACCGGTGATGATCTGTTCTGTTATGCCGTGGTCGACATCGCACAGCTGCCAACTGGTTTCATCGATGACTGGCGGGCCTGGTGCGACGAGCGGGGATGGCGGGTGTCCGTCCAGGGACGGAAGATCTACGCCATCCCCGGGTCGTTGTCGAAGGAGAACGCACTGGCCGAGGTGAAGCAGCGAGCCGGCGCCTCGACGGTGCTCGCCTCCGGGGACGGGGCGCTCGACGCCGGCTTCCTCGCAGCCGCGACCGCCGGACTCCGCCCGCCGCACGGTGAGCTCGCGGCCGTCGGCTGGACCCACCCGACCGTCGCGGTCACCGAGCATGCCGGCGTGCTGGCGGCGGACGACATCACCGCCTGGTTCGCCGACCGGGTCGGTCTCGACCTCGGTGATCTCGATCCGGATGCGTTGGCCGCCGCAGTCGCGGTGTCCTGA
- a CDS encoding ParB/RepB/Spo0J family partition protein gives MSKSKGGLGRGLAALIPTGPATNTVNAVFMQGPPKKDDAASTTASDAAESTSATAATAAEKANDAAPASEADGATATATPPVEESPTDSNDSGAMASAAVTSSGGPGYFELPIDQIRPNARNPRTVFDEDALAELEHSLREFGLLQPIVVRPVDDGYELVMGERRWRAAQQAGLTTIPAIVRRTEDADMLRDALLENIHRTNLNPLEEAAAYQQLLEEFEVTQEELASRIGRSRPVISNTIRLLKLPVAVQRRVAAGVLSAGHARALLGLEEPAEQEDLAARIVAEGLSVRGTEEAVVLMAGKSRTKKRAAPKKLIMPGLSSLAEKLSDAFDTRVRVELGRQKGRVVVEFATVDDLHRIIQIMSPEALPPGLRNSAPPTGSAS, from the coding sequence ATGAGTAAGTCCAAAGGCGGACTGGGTCGAGGGCTGGCAGCGCTGATCCCCACGGGTCCGGCGACGAACACGGTCAATGCGGTGTTCATGCAGGGTCCGCCGAAGAAGGACGATGCAGCGTCGACGACGGCGTCGGACGCGGCGGAATCCACATCGGCGACGGCCGCGACCGCAGCTGAGAAGGCGAACGACGCGGCACCGGCTTCCGAGGCCGATGGCGCGACAGCGACCGCCACTCCCCCGGTCGAGGAGTCGCCGACGGACAGCAATGACTCCGGAGCAATGGCGTCCGCAGCGGTCACCTCGTCCGGCGGGCCGGGTTACTTCGAGCTGCCGATCGACCAGATCCGGCCGAACGCCCGGAACCCCAGGACCGTGTTCGACGAGGACGCTCTCGCCGAACTGGAACACTCACTCCGTGAGTTCGGTCTGCTGCAACCGATCGTCGTGCGACCGGTCGACGACGGTTACGAACTGGTCATGGGTGAGCGCCGGTGGCGAGCTGCCCAGCAGGCCGGGCTCACCACGATCCCGGCGATCGTCCGCCGTACCGAGGACGCGGACATGCTCCGCGATGCCCTGTTGGAGAACATCCATCGGACGAACCTCAACCCGCTCGAGGAGGCGGCTGCCTACCAGCAGCTGCTCGAGGAGTTCGAGGTGACGCAGGAGGAGCTTGCCTCTCGCATCGGTCGCAGCCGGCCGGTCATCTCGAACACCATCCGACTGCTGAAGCTGCCCGTGGCGGTGCAGCGACGGGTGGCTGCCGGCGTGCTGTCCGCGGGTCACGCGCGGGCGCTGCTCGGACTCGAGGAGCCGGCCGAGCAGGAGGACCTCGCTGCCCGGATCGTGGCGGAGGGCCTTTCTGTCCGCGGCACCGAAGAAGCAGTTGTCCTGATGGCGGGGAAGTCCCGGACGAAGAAGCGTGCCGCGCCGAAAAAGCTGATCATGCCTGGACTTTCGTCCCTGGCCGAGAAGCTGTCCGACGCCTTCGATACTCGGGTCCGGGTCGAGCTCGGCCGGCAGAAGGGCCGCGTGGTCGTCGAGTTCGCGACGGTGGACGATCTGCACCGCATCATCCAGATCATGTCGCCCGAGGCCCTGCCGCCCGGACTCCGGAACTCCGCTCCCCCGACCGGCAGCGCTTCCTGA